Genomic window (Xenopus laevis strain J_2021 chromosome 3S, Xenopus_laevis_v10.1, whole genome shotgun sequence):
AGAAAAGGGCTGTTTAAATGAATTAACTTGAGCGCATGGCTGGTACCAATAGCCACTGTGGAAGGATTGATAGTTCAGAAGGTGAGTCATCCCATGGCCTTGTGCATGTGGTTCATGAGGGACAATTTCTGTATCTGAACACTTTTACAGAGAATTTGCCATACATGTAGTAAAACCACATGGAATCTCAATTCTCTAGATGGGGGAAACCAGCATTTCTACTGCCCTCCCCAGTGAGATCCTCCTGTAAAGTCTGTTAAGCTCAGAATGAAATTTGGGACTTTGGATATTTACATGCTGGTGGTACCGAATGCTCCGGTCGGGGCATTATTAATAAAGGTGCTTAGTGCAGACTTACTGTGTACTCCATTCAGCTCAGGCCTGTTTGGGCTTTCCCAGTGGCTATTGCTGCATTGCACAAAACACATGTGGTTCTTTTGCATATGAGTCACAAGGTAAACTATGTACCTTTCACAATGTCTCGTTACTGCACAGCTCTAGGGTTGCTAGGCAATACAATGACACGGCAACTCTTGGCAGGTCTTTCAGGGACAGCTATTCCAATGCAAACCTCATGGAATTGTGTATTTACCCAGGGTGGGGGAGACCAGGGCCATTAGTAACGTCTATATCTTCTCTCCTCAGGTGGTCTCCACTAGCAATGGGCTTCCATTAAACTCAGATATGTATTACCAGGCTGGAAATATCCGATGTCTGCGATGCCCCGCAGGTAAATCATTATTGGCCTATTTGTTTCTATATGATTTGTGCATGTGCTTGTATGCATGTGCTTGTATATAAAGGTATATGTCCAACTGTTTTTGTTCTGATTTCTCTGGGTGTCATTTATAGGGACGTATGTGGAAGAGCCATGCACAACGAGGGACACTAAGGGGGAATGTATTCCCTGCCACCCAGGTTCCACTTATAGTGAAGGTCCAACTGGCCTGGACCACTGCCTCAGCTGTTCTAGGTGTCGGGATGGTAAGTGTTTGTGCCCGTCCTATCTGTCCGTCTGTGCAGATATGCCTTGTGTGTGTCTGCACCAAATCTCTGCTTCTGTTTGCCATTCTGCCATAATTGTGCTGCAAGATCTGGGTTTGGAGCAATCCTGAGTATTTAGCACAACCATTGGCGAGGGGCAGGTATCCGTTTTAatgtgaatacaggtatgggacctgttatccagaatgctcgggacctgaggttttccggataacaaatctttacgtaatttggatcttcataccttgtctactagaaaatcatgtaaacattaaataaacccaataggctgttttgcttcatataagggttaattatatcttacttgaaATCaattacaagcgactgttttattattacagagaaaaaggaaatcaattgtaaacatttggattatttgtataaaatggactctatgggacagcctttcaataatttggagctttctgcataacgggtttctggataacggatcccatacctgtatatatcccTGGATTGAGCAAAGTAATTCTTTACGTTACTTTTGactaaaataaatttatttatatctaAATTTGAGGattcttttcaacttttttttgtggaGGATCCAATACCCCATTTTTCATAAAAGGTGctaagcttgcccaggagcagtaacccatagcaacctataagatgtttcttttaaacaggtgaccagtaaattctacctgctgattggttgctatgtgttcctcctcctgggcaaacttagtgccttttattaattTCCCCCAATTTGTGTCTGGCCAAAAGTTTAAAACCAGtaagcaggttagaaaatcccattgtGTGAGGACCCAGTAGGAGTGGAATCTGATCCGCTCTATTTATTCCAGTGTGTGGGCAGACCCACTCATTTGCCAGCCTTGGCACATTTAACTGTGTATGGACAGTTTAAATGTGTTTCTGGGATTTGTGCAAATTCCTAgacttttatatttctttctttttttagtaggattcagtcaaatccaaacCCAAGAAAACGTGGAAAATGAAGTGCATCCGCGTGTATTGGCAATTTTCCACCCATGTAACACTAAATTTCCGGGCATGCtgagggttcagattcagttcggtgtTCAGCCATGTCTATTAGGGGAATTTTCCCGAACCCTGATTTACTGGCTTTAGTTAATCcctagttaaaggaccagtaacataaaaaaaagtttctttgcaacgaaaaaaaaaaaacaccaaggcagttttaacttaaatctcaaagcttttattaagaaattacttaccgattctctgcatgcgctcctcttcagaaacggtgtcAGGGCGACGGCGACCATTGtgtggtgctcaatttctcctccctgccttctataggagatattGAGTGacacacaatggatcgtcgccctgccGTCTGATGAGGAGCGTATGCAGAGAATctgtaagtcatttcttaataaaaactttgcaattTAAGTTAAAACTGTagtggtttttttgtttttttttctcgttacaaagaaataatttttaaaaaaaaaatgttttgttactggtcctttaatgatcTGGCCCACCAGCAGATTAACAGTCAATAGGTAGAAAATAGCAAGAGATTGAAGCCTGTGACTCGCATTGACCTCCCATTTCGGCTGAGACTTCCAATGCCAATCTGTCACACTGAGTGAGTGTATAATTAAGAGgaggaaaaagtgaaaagaattgattaaacattaaaaaatgaaagttttaaagaaataaaaattataatgtagtgtttccctgcactggtaaaactactgtgtttgcgtcagaaacactactatatgatatttctttttattatgtaattgACTATTGTTATGCTAAGATATTGCTTTGCTGctctttgttctttctgtttttaatagaaataattgaaaagaaaagaaacactactattgttaatataggaaaaaaaattccattaaaaaCCTTTACTtatatgaatatttaaaataacatttttatgggATAAGTGTTTGGGAGCGTAGGACCCCCTACTATTGGGATAATCTCAGTAGGGACATGCCTGTTTGCTTCCCCCCTCCATATACGCCTGTGCTGGTAAATAGTTTATATTTAACCTGTTGTGGTCGAAGCTGGGAGTTACAGAGAGCTGGAGGCCATTGAGTAGAGTCATTTTTTTCTCCCTGACATTTGGATTTGCAGATCAGGAGGAGGTGAGGTCCTGCACAGCCACTCAGAATGCAGAATGCCGATGCAAGAAAGGTACCTACTGCCCCATGGATCACCCCTGCGAAGTGTGTCTCACCTGTACCGAAAGGTAGGTACTCATGAAAAATAGAGCAAGCTGCTGTCATAAacataggtgtatatatatatatatatatatatatatatatatatatgtatatatatatatatatatatatatatatatatatatatatatatatgtatatatatatatatatatgtatatatatatgtatatatatatatatatatatatatatatatatatatatatatatatatatatatatagtacaaggGGGCTAGAACAGCAGGGGGAGGGGCTTTAGAGAAGCCTTATCTGCCCCCTTTAACCACATAACTGATCagaaatataaacaaatgatTATTTATAGTAATCTGCCAGAATTCTACCTAACTGTCATTTTGCCTGTAGCTGCCCTCCAGGCCAGGAACTCCACCTCCCGTGCAACTCAACATCAGATAGTCACTGCGGACCTGCTGAAAGTGGTAAGTTTCCTAATTTTAGGACTGGGCTTCCTAGGGCCCCCCACTTACAACAATTACATGGAGACATTAGAGGTTACAAAGGCTTTTGGTGGAAATGGGACTTTTGGGAAATCTTCTGCAACTTTGGAAGTTCAACCCCGAGTTtcctctccaactcttttttagtGAATGTGTCCTGCCTAGAGTACTGAATAGATGGAACAGAGTCTGTACATATCTAATAAAGGGGTTAAACTGGACTGATCCATTCATCCCCTGTGTCAAAAGTTGACTCACAAAAGTAGGATGTACAGACCTTCTGCCATTCAAGTCCTGATGccttgccaatgttttttttttttttttttttttttttttaatttaacaaccCGGTCAATAATTCCCTATAGCGTATCTGCGTATAATAGCTTTTTGCCCACACCCACTTCCCTACTCGTATAATTTATGAATTTTGAGgctgaagacacacagagctactagtagaaACTACTTGTCACcactacaaaatagacaatagtgatataattggctttgctattctcagtattgtctatggcatggCATTATGTAtccacaaaaagtagctgctattAGTAGCTGTGTGTCTTTACCCTAATAGTTATAAGGGAGATGTGCAACCTATAAAGGTACAAGGCCAATGCTGAGAACATATATCCAGAACACTGATCTGGAAGGTGCACTCGGTTGTTCTGGTTTTCTGTAGCAGGAAGGTGCATAATGTCTTGTAATACACAGGTATTTCAAATAATAAGTGTTTATGAtaaagcatattttatttattgaaagcaGTTGTTACACCTGGGCTAACTTTGCATACTATCCCTAGTAACACTGAGGTATTTTGGGTACAGACAACTATAGTAGTTCATTTGTAAGAAACGTATGGGGTATCTAGAAATAGGGTAAGCAGGTAACATAAGAGAAAAATCCTATTATTCCTTCCCTAAATCCTTGCAATAATCCTCTCTAACCTACAAACCTTTCTACCTTTTCTACAGGATCATTAAAAACCTGGATTTGGGTCCCATTTGTAGCCTTTCTACTGTTGCTGACTGGATTCTTTTTGTATAAACATCTAAAGTGGTGTGAAGGTGAGAGGGAGCTTCATTGTGTTTTTGACTTGGGCGGGGATAGTAGTGCTAGCAAGGAAGAGTGAAAGTCCAAGCAGGATTTAGAGAGAAGGTCAGTGCTTGAGGAGAGCAACCACAGAGGAATTGGGCAGTGttccagcagaaaatgattgcAGCAGTGCTCCGGCAGAGGGCAACGAGAGTGAGGGAATGGAGCAGTGTTTGGGCAGGGGAGTGAGGGAATAGTGACCGTGTTTGGGCAGAGGAGAATGAGGGAATGGGGACAGTGTTTGGGCAGAGGAGAGTGAGGGAATGGGGACAGTGTTTGGGCAGAGGAGAGTGAGGGAATGGGGACAGTGTTTGGGCAGAGGAGAGTGAGGGAATGGGGACAGTGTTTGGGCAGAGGAGAGTGAGGGAATGGGGACAGTGTTTGGGCAGAGGAGAATGAGGGAATGGGGACTGTTTGGGCAGAGGAGAGTGAGGGAATGGGGACAGTGTTTGGGCAGAGGAGAGTGAGGGAATGGGAACAGTGTTTGGGCAGGGAAGGAATAGGGTAGCTTTAGGGCACAGAGTAGTGAATGAGCAGAATTCAATGTTGGGAGGGATTAAGTGGGGAGTTGCTCACTActgaccaaaatgttttttttttattcctagaTTTGCACAATCGAGTTGAGGTAAGAAACACTTACATACTTATTCATGAACAGGAAATACATCTGTATGTTGCATGCATGGTACCCATAGAACTCTGGCAGGCCTGGTAACATATAAAACTGTGTGTACTTTCCTCTGGGCACTATAGCCTGCCTCTTTACTTCACATAGTTTCCCATGTGATATGTATTGTCTGTGTGGATATGCACAACTGTGTACAAGGCTTGTTCTTTATTCACAGATGCTCAACTCTTTATGTGTCTCCAAGATAACTGGAAACCTGGGAAGAGAAGAGATTCCCCTGATCTCTCCAAAGTTGACTTTCGTAAATGCAGATCACAAAGAGCAAGAAGCAAGTAAGTACAGCCTGGGACCTGCTAACTGACACCCACATGACACAGCTTCATCCACATCTTCATCCACATCATTGTCTACATAGCGCCAGCAAATTACACATTAATTTCTAATGAACAAGGATCTTGCAAAAAACAAAGCAAGGTTTACAGAATTAGAATAGGGTTCGAGGGACCTACTTAGGGCCGGGTTGCTTAGGGAACCAGGTCGGCTTGCCCTACTCgccagagcttacaatctaagggctgAGAATAAGAGACAATGGCTGATTAGACATGAATATCGCTGAATGCAGAGCCAGTAACCCCTTCACAAACTCTCGGTAAAGGAAAATAGTTCTTTGTTCACATCTTAATGTTTTCGTTCAAAATATACTCTTGTCAGAACTCTACACTCTGCCATTGGTACGATGCTGAGGGCTGttatttaaaagagaagtaaaccctaaaaatgaatgtggctataaatgcacagagcatgtgcagtgactcagcagaaaagaagatggggatctactggggcatctttggagacacagatctttactgctaaagggctgtggttgcattgggctggacagaagcacaaaacataatgtacatttctagctacttctttagttaggctttagttctcctttaacaacagctggagggctgcaggttggagaTCCTTGATATATgttctttgtatttttatctaCTCCCCTCCCTTGGGACCCAGGACCCTCTCTGTCCAGCCCTTGTAACAAAACCTCACCTTTCCTTGTCCAACAGTATTCCGCCGATCTTGGGACCACTTTTTTGAACATGTGCCAATGGAAAGATGGGACCAATTCATGCGAAACCTGCACATCTCTGCCAACACTGTGTATGAAGCCAAGGAGAACAACAGGGGCAACTCCAGAGAGCAGAAGATTGCCATGCTACAGGCCTGGTACCAGCAGAATTCCGGAGATGTGAATGATCTGCTGGCCACTCTGCACGCCATTCATTTGCACACCCCTGCCAGAACAATTGTCAGGATACTTTTACAAGAAAGAGACTATGTAGAGAAAAATTAAGAGACATTCTATTTATGtgcataatgtttatttttgtaataaaattgaaaatccttaataaaaaaaaaacacaaaatacccaaaagtttgtatttgtatttatttccaaATGTCAATGACTGGGAAAGTTGGTTTATCTCTATACTAGTGGGTAAAACTGTCTCTAtgttgttaaagggatggttcacctttacggtaacttttattatgttatagaacggccaattctaacaaacctttcaattagttttcaatatttatagttatgtgcctttttctaccgactctttgcagctttcacatgggcgtcgctgactcccttctaaaaaaataattctctgtaaggctacaaatgtattgctattgttacattttattactgatccttctattcaggcctctccgattcatattccagtctcttattcaaatcaatgcatggttgctagggtaatttggaccctagttaccagattggttaagatgcaaattgaaaagctgctggataaaaagctaaataactcaaaaaccttcaataataaaacattaaaacaaattgtctcagaatatcactctctacatcatactaaaagttatctcaaaggtgaacaacccttttaaattcagatctttgTACAGAAATTGTGGGACAGATCACACTGACCCAATTATGTGGCCTGGTTATCCTTATGAGGCTACTCCTGACCAAGCTCAGATCAGATATAGCCCAGGGATGCCTTTGCTTTGATGCTTCTAGGTATATATTTAGATTGTAAGTctctttaaggaacagtaacataaagtgttttaaagtaaaaaaaaaatataatgtagtgttgccctgcactggtaaaactggtgtgtttgcttcagaaacactactactgtttataaataagcttcCTCCATTCAAAGGAggtctcaggttacacagcagatagcagataagctctgtagtacataatggtgttatctgttatccactatttaagctgtgccatatagctttttcaatttccgccattgctattcagcagcttatttatataaataatagtagtgtttctgaagcaaacacatcagttttaccagtgcagggcaacactacattatattttcattactttaaggaCAGGCACAAAACTTAACTCAGCCTTTGCAATAAGCAAGTTCTGTTCTTTAGGTCTCTttcagacgagcgtttgaagctgcgctcccctgcgttctgtttttatgcgttcagttgcaggggagcgcaggagtagatgcattgttttttttcaatggggtgccaaacgcaggaaaaatgcagcatgttgtgtctcaacctgcgttcggcacctacatgcgcatgtgtgagtacagccccattgaaaaaaaactgcgtctactcctgcgctcccctgcggctgaacacataaaaacggaacgcaggggagcgcagcttcaaccgctcgtctgtaagagccctaaatgtattgttattgcttctatttattactcacctttcaggcctctcctatttatcttccactcccattcaaatcattgcatgaaccagattgctgaaactgcaaactggagagctgctgaataaaaagctaaataactcaaaaaccacaaataataaaaaatgaaaaccaatagcagattgtctcagcatatcactctctacatcgtactaaaagttaatctaaagatgaacaacccctttcatcctactgaagttaaaaaaatctaaatatgatcaaaaattctgtaccgttactgaaataattaagttatcATCACTATCCTCTCCGCATCTGCCTCTCTTTATTTTGTCTTCAATGCAGAAGTTGGAAGTCTGATTTTGTAAGACAATTACATCTAATACAGACTTTGGGGGGGTCATTTTGACTAAAACATGTATCAGAGTTcccttatataaaataaacagatataCTCTACATGCAGGACTTGTACTAAAGTCAGTTACCtgtattatgttatattttgttaGTGCTGGGGTGAGTTACATCTGCTATGAAAGAGTGCCCTCCCCCAAAAAGTATGTATATTTTGGCTCTAactcaatgaaaatctgactccCAACCCTTGCATGAAAAGTGAATGAAGataaaccgatgctgagagaggggaagcggagataaacttgattatttcagaaacagtacaatctttaattgattatattttgaaagtttcaccaaaaccaaaaaataagtgttttaaaggaatgacaataaaatgtaatgttgccctgcactggtaaagctcttgtgtttgcttcagaaactctactatagtttatataaacaagctgttgtgtagccatggggtcaggcattcaaagctgaaaaaaaacacaggatacacagtagataacagataagttctgaagaatcccattgtatactacagagcttattttttatctgctgtgtgtcctgtgccttttcttccttttcagctttaaatggctgcccccatggctacacagcagcttgtttatataaactatggtagagtttctgaaacaaacacaccatttttattatagtatattatagtttcattgctttaaaagactttttttaattttactattcctttaatgtgtAGATTAGATGGGCCATTTCGGTTCTTTTTGTACCATCAGATTCAGTTAGTACTTTCTCTATTCCCTGGCCCTGGGTCAGTATCCTTGCAGGATGTTGAAAATAAATTCTTCAGACCTATCCATTGTGCCTGCATTTAATTCCACTACATCAGCGC
Coding sequences:
- the tnfrsf10b.L gene encoding tumor necrosis factor receptor superfamily member 10b L homeolog precursor → MAPRGERNGYAPMAKLTFAFLLVVSTSNGLPLNSDMYYQAGNIRCLRCPAGTYVEEPCTTRDTKGECIPCHPGSTYSEGPTGLDHCLSCSRCRDDQEEVRSCTATQNAECRCKKGTYCPMDHPCEVCLTCTESCPPGQELHLPCNSTSDSHCGPAESGSLKTWIWVPFVAFLLLLTGFFLYKHLKWCEDLHNRVEMLNSLCVSKITGNLGREEIPLISPKLTFVNADHKEQEAIFRRSWDHFFEHVPMERWDQFMRNLHISANTVYEAKENNRGNSREQKIAMLQAWYQQNSGDVNDLLATLHAIHLHTPARTIVRILLQERDYVEKN